From the genome of Ignavibacteriales bacterium, one region includes:
- a CDS encoding AhpC/TSA family protein, with protein sequence MKKIIFFLFVGLLLASCNVKKEQFTITGTIDSKDSVMIFLQKRGIDGWEKLDSTKVLNGKFNFTGSVVMPEMWYLTMDDKKISFPLFVENSDINVQLYPDSIDNSKVIGSSSQDIYKKYVDMNDTIMKKMEDVYNAWKAAKEIGDTAAMKKNDSISEDLDKETKDQLVSFIKSNNNTSVSPYLITRNSWRFDLPELQKLISVIDTKLKASTYYQDIEKRIGLLRATAIGQIAPDFTLNDSTGNPVSLSSLKGKILLVDFWAAWCGPCRAENPNVVKAWKTYNKKGFDVLGVSFDTNRDKWLKAIKDDKLTWTQVSDLKGWGNEAGKLYAINSIPANVLLDKDQKIIASNLRGEDLLKKLEELLGSVSASK encoded by the coding sequence ATGAAAAAAATAATATTCTTCTTATTTGTAGGACTTTTGTTAGCATCCTGTAATGTTAAAAAAGAGCAGTTCACAATAACAGGAACTATTGACAGCAAAGATTCTGTTATGATTTTTCTTCAAAAACGCGGAATCGATGGTTGGGAAAAACTCGACTCGACAAAAGTGCTTAACGGTAAATTTAATTTCACCGGATCAGTCGTTATGCCAGAGATGTGGTATTTAACAATGGACGATAAAAAAATATCCTTTCCTCTTTTCGTAGAGAATTCCGATATTAATGTTCAGCTTTATCCGGACAGTATTGATAATTCGAAAGTAATTGGATCATCTTCACAAGATATTTATAAGAAATATGTGGATATGAATGATACCATAATGAAAAAAATGGAAGATGTTTATAATGCGTGGAAAGCTGCAAAAGAAATAGGCGATACTGCAGCGATGAAAAAAAATGATTCAATCAGTGAAGACCTCGATAAGGAAACAAAGGATCAACTAGTCTCTTTTATAAAATCGAACAACAATACATCAGTTTCACCTTATCTAATAACTCGCAATTCTTGGCGGTTTGATTTGCCCGAATTACAGAAGTTAATAAGCGTGATCGACACTAAATTAAAAGCTTCCACATATTATCAGGATATCGAAAAACGAATTGGGTTACTACGTGCAACAGCAATTGGTCAAATTGCTCCAGATTTTACGCTGAACGACTCCACTGGAAATCCTGTTTCTCTCTCATCACTAAAAGGTAAAATATTGTTAGTTGATTTCTGGGCAGCATGGTGCGGGCCTTGCCGAGCAGAAAATCCAAATGTTGTTAAAGCTTGGAAGACATATAATAAAAAAGGATTTGATGTACTTGGTGTTTCATTTGATACCAATCGCGATAAGTGGCTAAAGGCTATTAAGGATGATAAATTAACATGGACTCAAGTTTCGGATCTAAAAGGCTGGGGTAATGAAGCTGGTAAACTCTATGCAATAAATTCAATTCCAGCCAACGTTTTGCTAGACAAGGATCAGAAGATTATCGCCTCCAATTTACGAGGTGAGGATCTACTAAAAAAACTTGAAGAACTTCTTGGATCAGTATCAGCGTCAAAATAA
- a CDS encoding SpoIIE family protein phosphatase, whose translation MKNKIELTAEIKYKLLRNISNKIRGTLDLDKILNLLLDMLANVIDYDAAGIFILSEDINHPGYHQTRQKIASMVQRGFGNLPLESDGMLMEGKGIVGQTIKMGKSIILNDVTKDERYIPGRKETRSEITSPILRDGKTIGALNVESDKLAAFDPADIEVLNFFAEASAISIEKALLHYQIIEKKKIEEQLQLAKDVQLSLLPNSEPEIEGYHFASVCIPAYEIGGDYFDYIVLDENRLAIVIADVSGDGVPAALIMAAFRALLRYNAKLFSEPREIMKLMNEQVSEFMRKRDFISVFYGILNHRTHTFTYCNCGHNPALLWDNDTTTLLEGGGPSLNLLKDAEFKSSEITLNKNDQILLYTDGVVEVFSKDKNQFGLDRLIEIFEINTTQSPQKMVDEIISATKYFSTSDIYNDDFTLLLLKRNY comes from the coding sequence ATGAAAAATAAAATTGAATTAACAGCAGAAATAAAGTATAAGCTGCTTCGTAATATATCTAATAAAATTCGGGGCACGCTGGATCTTGATAAAATACTTAATCTGCTTTTAGATATGCTGGCAAATGTAATTGATTATGATGCAGCAGGAATTTTTATTCTTAGCGAAGATATTAATCATCCGGGCTATCATCAAACCAGACAAAAAATTGCAAGTATGGTTCAGCGTGGATTTGGAAACTTACCATTAGAATCTGATGGTATGCTTATGGAAGGTAAAGGAATAGTTGGGCAGACAATCAAAATGGGAAAAAGTATTATTCTTAATGATGTAACAAAAGATGAACGTTACATACCCGGAAGAAAAGAAACCAGATCTGAAATAACTTCTCCCATTTTACGTGATGGAAAAACCATCGGTGCACTTAATGTTGAAAGTGATAAACTTGCGGCCTTTGATCCTGCTGATATTGAAGTCTTAAACTTTTTTGCTGAAGCTTCTGCAATATCTATTGAAAAAGCTTTACTTCATTATCAGATAATTGAAAAGAAAAAAATAGAAGAACAGCTCCAACTAGCTAAAGATGTGCAGCTAAGTTTGCTACCGAATTCTGAACCCGAAATTGAGGGTTATCATTTTGCGAGTGTTTGTATTCCGGCTTATGAAATTGGAGGGGATTACTTTGATTATATAGTTCTAGATGAAAATAGATTGGCAATTGTAATCGCTGATGTTTCGGGCGATGGTGTTCCGGCTGCTTTAATTATGGCAGCGTTTCGTGCACTGCTTCGTTACAATGCAAAACTTTTTTCCGAGCCACGTGAAATAATGAAACTTATGAATGAGCAAGTTTCTGAGTTTATGCGTAAGCGGGATTTTATTTCAGTTTTTTATGGCATACTAAATCACAGAACTCATACTTTTACTTATTGCAATTGCGGTCATAATCCTGCACTACTGTGGGATAATGATACAACAACTTTATTAGAAGGCGGCGGTCCATCTTTAAATCTTTTAAAAGATGCTGAGTTCAAAAGTTCTGAGATTACTTTAAATAAAAATGATCAGATACTTTTATACACAGATGGAGTTGTTGAGGTTTTTAGTAAAGATAAAAATCAATTCGGATTAGATAGATTGATTGAAATCTTTGAAATAAATACTACTCAATCACCTCAAAAAATGGTTGACGAGATAATATCCGCTACAAAATATTTCAGTACTTCCGATATTTACAATGATGATTTTACACTTCTTTTGTTAAAAAGAAATTATTAA
- a CDS encoding alpha/beta fold hydrolase yields MKTLFKTFLLLIFAITIYSQNFPDSQTDGKYYEVNGAKIWTVSFGNGDPLFFIAGGPGNAHSYLRAFDSLSTTNTLVYFDAFGRGKSDTARNVTEYTLERDVEDLEGLRKSLGFTKINILGHSYGGVVAQAYAIKYPENVSHLILANTFHSYLMWQENCDNSNHEIKTNYPEVWEELMKVRKQGAVSSDQIHQDIYGRVPYGFLYAYNPENFNRVGRKPYPNSNNTKLYYQMVGRDGDFLVSSDIGTFDFRKQLKSLNMPILIYAGRYDRVAVPWMEAEYKDYCPQAKFVMFEKSGHNPQVEEPEKLFKVIRKFLNK; encoded by the coding sequence ATGAAAACATTATTTAAAACTTTTCTTTTACTCATTTTTGCTATAACAATATATTCTCAAAACTTTCCTGATAGTCAAACTGATGGAAAATATTATGAAGTAAACGGAGCAAAAATCTGGACAGTTAGTTTTGGTAATGGAGACCCGTTATTTTTTATTGCCGGTGGTCCGGGTAATGCACATAGTTACCTTAGAGCTTTTGATTCATTATCAACAACCAACACATTAGTTTATTTTGATGCTTTTGGGCGAGGCAAATCTGATACAGCAAGAAACGTAACTGAGTATACTCTAGAAAGAGACGTTGAAGATTTGGAAGGATTGCGCAAGTCTTTGGGCTTCACTAAAATCAATATTTTAGGGCATTCTTATGGCGGCGTGGTTGCACAGGCTTACGCAATTAAATATCCGGAAAATGTGTCGCATCTGATACTAGCAAATACATTTCATTCTTATTTAATGTGGCAGGAAAACTGTGATAATTCAAATCACGAAATAAAAACAAATTATCCTGAAGTGTGGGAAGAATTGATGAAAGTAAGAAAACAAGGTGCCGTATCAAGCGATCAGATTCATCAGGATATTTATGGTCGAGTACCATATGGATTTTTGTATGCTTATAATCCAGAAAATTTTAATAGAGTTGGAAGAAAACCGTATCCAAATTCCAACAACACAAAATTGTATTATCAAATGGTTGGACGAGATGGAGATTTTCTAGTTAGTAGTGATATCGGAACATTTGATTTTAGAAAACAATTAAAAAGTTTAAATATGCCAATCTTGATATATGCCGGCAGATATGATCGCGTAGCTGTTCCCTGGATGGAAGCTGAGTACAAAGATTATTGTCCACAAGCTAAGTTTGTAATGTTTGAAAAAAGCGGACATAATCCCCAGGTAGAAGAACCTGAAAAATTATTTAAAGTAATTAGAAAATTTTTGAATAAATAA